The following coding sequences lie in one Spirosoma sp. KUDC1026 genomic window:
- a CDS encoding M1 family metallopeptidase: MTRLLMIIACLLPLAGWAQRYEFTHADTLRGSITPERAWWDLSFYHLTVRVQPTDSTLSGSTEIRYRVLKPGKTMQVDLQRPLRVVRVEQDGKPLQVRQDGDAYFVTLTKPQQVGKTEAITVQYAGKPHIAKRPPWDGGMVWSRDKSGNWFIATACQGLGASAWWPCKDHMYDEPDSMAISITVPEDLMDVSNGKLRRVTTNADHTRTFDWYVQNPINNYGVNMNIGQYEHWSETYQGEKGPLAIDYYALKDDAEQAREQYKQVPKMMKAFEYWFGPYPFYEDGYKLVQTPYLGMEHQSSVTYGNRFRNGYLGRDLSQTGWGLLWDFIIVHESGHEWFANNITYKDIADMWIHESFTNYSECLFTEYYYGKEAGAQYVVGCRALIRNDKPIIGTYNVNRSGSGDMYYKGGNMLHMIRQIVGDDDKWRQVLRGLNKTFYHQTVTTRQIENYMIEQTGKNLKPIFDQYLRTTQIPVLEYRPVAGGLQYRYTNCIADFTMPLRVCLGESGPYQQLQPTTQWKTLPTKQATKLTPDANYYVLCQAAGK, from the coding sequence ATGACCCGACTGCTAATGATCATTGCCTGCCTGCTGCCCCTGGCGGGCTGGGCACAGCGGTATGAGTTTACCCATGCCGACACGTTGCGGGGGTCTATCACGCCCGAACGGGCCTGGTGGGATCTGTCGTTCTATCACCTGACGGTGCGCGTACAGCCAACCGACAGTACGCTGAGCGGGTCAACCGAAATTCGCTACCGGGTGCTCAAGCCGGGAAAAACCATGCAGGTCGATCTGCAGCGCCCCCTGCGGGTGGTTCGTGTCGAGCAGGACGGGAAGCCGCTGCAGGTACGGCAGGATGGCGACGCGTATTTCGTAACGTTGACCAAGCCGCAACAGGTCGGGAAAACGGAAGCCATTACGGTACAGTACGCCGGTAAACCCCACATTGCCAAACGCCCACCCTGGGACGGGGGCATGGTCTGGTCACGGGATAAGTCGGGCAATTGGTTTATCGCAACGGCCTGCCAGGGACTCGGCGCCAGCGCCTGGTGGCCCTGCAAAGACCACATGTACGACGAGCCGGATTCGATGGCGATCAGCATTACCGTCCCCGAAGACTTAATGGACGTATCGAACGGGAAACTGCGCCGGGTAACGACCAATGCCGACCACACCCGCACATTCGACTGGTACGTACAAAACCCTATTAACAACTATGGGGTAAACATGAACATCGGCCAGTACGAACACTGGTCCGAAACCTACCAGGGCGAAAAAGGACCGCTGGCCATCGACTACTACGCCCTGAAAGATGATGCTGAACAGGCGCGGGAACAGTACAAGCAAGTGCCTAAAATGATGAAAGCGTTCGAATACTGGTTTGGCCCATACCCCTTCTACGAGGATGGCTATAAGCTGGTGCAGACGCCGTACCTCGGGATGGAACACCAGAGTTCGGTAACCTACGGCAACCGGTTCAGGAATGGCTACCTGGGGCGCGACCTGTCGCAGACGGGCTGGGGACTGCTCTGGGATTTCATCATTGTTCATGAGTCGGGCCACGAGTGGTTTGCCAACAACATTACGTACAAGGACATTGCCGATATGTGGATTCACGAAAGTTTTACGAACTACTCGGAATGCCTGTTCACGGAGTACTACTACGGCAAAGAAGCGGGGGCACAGTACGTAGTGGGCTGCCGGGCGCTGATTCGTAACGATAAACCGATCATCGGCACGTACAATGTCAACCGGTCAGGGTCGGGTGATATGTACTACAAAGGCGGGAATATGCTGCACATGATTCGGCAGATTGTGGGGGATGACGACAAGTGGCGGCAGGTGCTGCGCGGTCTGAACAAGACTTTTTACCACCAGACCGTTACCACCCGGCAGATCGAGAACTACATGATCGAACAGACGGGGAAGAATTTGAAGCCCATCTTCGATCAGTACCTGCGTACCACCCAGATTCCGGTGCTGGAGTACCGGCCCGTAGCGGGCGGACTGCAATATCGCTACACCAACTGCATCGCTGACTTCACAATGCCCCTGCGCGTTTGCCTGGGTGAATCGGGGCCGTATCAGCAGCTCCAGCCGACAACGCAGTGGAAAACCTTGCCGACGAAACAGGCAACCAAACTAACACCCGACGCAAACTATTACGTGCTGTGTCAGGCCGCTGGTAAGTAA
- a CDS encoding response regulator — protein sequence MILIVDDRPENILPLKKILELHRFTVDSAESGEEALKKVLKNAYSVIILDVQMPDMDGFEVATAVAGFGKARDTSIIFLSAVNTEKKFITKGYTSGGVDYLTKPVDPDILALKVRTLHRLYMQQQELRTTQDALRKEVEVRKQAQENLAAQMQQLQTVLASLPQIAFTMTDEGTIEYANQHWFRYSPEVSKFPVSHPDDETCQDWKIAFAEGVEFSREVRLKELTTGEYRYHLLRIIPVGPETPSRWIGTFTDIQAQKQASEELEEQVNLRTSELMLKNTELEQTNHELQQFTWVVSHDLKEPLRKIQLLNDTIKERFMKDNPDAVYYLDRSIRSSARMSLLINDLLAYSQISAPEVFKTTNLNDLLNDLLLDFDDLISQKQAVVQIDPLPALDIVPTRIRQVFQNLISNALKFAREDVPPVITIRAELIATKAIDGEPSEIGPFCRITVQDNGIGFDEKFLSRIFIIFQRLHNRSTYEGTGIGLAIAKKNIDKHHGLISARSQPGQGASFILVLPVVQPIGAENIG from the coding sequence ATGATTCTCATCGTTGATGACAGGCCAGAAAATATTCTTCCCTTAAAAAAAATTCTGGAGCTGCATCGGTTTACCGTCGACAGCGCGGAATCGGGCGAAGAAGCCCTGAAAAAAGTCCTGAAGAACGCTTACTCCGTCATCATTCTGGACGTGCAGATGCCCGACATGGACGGCTTTGAAGTCGCCACGGCGGTAGCAGGCTTCGGTAAGGCCCGTGATACGTCGATCATCTTTCTATCGGCGGTCAATACCGAGAAAAAATTCATCACAAAAGGATACACGTCCGGGGGCGTCGATTACCTGACCAAACCCGTCGATCCTGATATTCTGGCCTTGAAAGTCAGGACGCTGCACCGGCTTTACATGCAGCAGCAGGAGCTGCGTACGACGCAGGACGCCCTGCGAAAAGAGGTGGAAGTGCGCAAACAGGCACAGGAAAATCTGGCCGCTCAGATGCAGCAGTTACAGACCGTACTGGCCTCGCTGCCGCAGATTGCTTTCACCATGACCGATGAAGGAACTATTGAATACGCCAATCAGCACTGGTTTCGTTATTCGCCCGAGGTCAGTAAATTTCCGGTGTCGCACCCGGATGACGAAACTTGTCAGGACTGGAAAATCGCCTTCGCCGAAGGAGTAGAATTCAGTCGGGAAGTCCGGCTAAAGGAGCTGACCACGGGCGAGTATCGCTACCATCTGTTGCGGATCATACCGGTCGGCCCCGAAACCCCGTCGCGGTGGATTGGTACGTTTACCGACATCCAGGCCCAGAAACAGGCCTCTGAAGAACTGGAGGAACAGGTCAACCTGCGTACCAGTGAACTAATGCTCAAAAATACGGAACTGGAGCAGACCAATCACGAACTGCAGCAGTTTACCTGGGTTGTCTCACACGACCTAAAAGAGCCACTCCGCAAAATTCAACTCCTGAACGATACAATCAAGGAGCGATTCATGAAGGACAATCCCGATGCGGTGTATTACCTGGATCGCTCAATTCGTTCGTCGGCCCGCATGTCGTTGCTTATCAATGATCTGCTGGCCTATTCCCAGATTTCGGCGCCCGAAGTCTTCAAGACGACCAATCTGAACGACCTGCTGAACGACCTGCTGCTGGATTTCGACGATCTCATCAGTCAAAAGCAGGCTGTAGTTCAGATTGACCCACTACCTGCACTGGACATTGTGCCGACCCGCATCCGTCAGGTATTTCAAAACCTGATCAGCAACGCGCTCAAATTTGCCAGGGAAGATGTTCCGCCGGTTATTACTATCCGGGCCGAACTGATCGCCACGAAAGCCATTGACGGGGAGCCCTCGGAAATAGGGCCTTTTTGCCGCATAACCGTTCAGGACAACGGGATCGGGTTTGATGAAAAATTTCTCAGCCGCATTTTTATTATTTTTCAGCGGCTGCACAACCGGTCGACCTACGAAGGGACCGGGATTGGACTGGCCATTGCCAAAAAGAATATCGATAAACACCACGGCCTGATTTCGGCCCGGAGTCAGCCCGGTCAGGGCGCCAGTTTTATTCTGGTTTTACCGGTGGTACAGCCGATCGGTGCCGAAAATATTGGGTAA
- a CDS encoding response regulator has translation MPKYSTSDSVLRQLQLVFTLSTLLLVGSLGASYYSIQKLIDNSKLVNHTNQVLIEAENVISNMKDAETGQRGFLVTLDTSFLQPYNGAYEKTNRNYINLKELTSDNSVQQQMLDRVKELYEAKFDQMRRIINLAQRVPGYNENRDARNLDMTTGKKIMDDLRLVINQIKTAENKLLAERISDQQTYITYTPFLLVIVALISILITTFTYLRIKTDMDDRIAHQKETDQQYREANERIAVLEDVTQDIADGNYAIRSDDVRDDEIGRIGRALNVMTAALERTFTDLSENAWLQTGAMNIGNAIRGQRNLKKLANNVMDTLADYLKAPLGAMYLVDNGPNYRLTGRYAVSDAPEYVIAGEGLVGQAIERKKTVIVHDLPDDYQHIRSATGEVRPKALVIVPLLYGDDCVGVVELGLLREPQGRELAFLERNQEAMAIGVNAALDYVRLQNFLEETQAQSEELQAQQHELENLNAELEMQTQKLQASEEELRVQQEELQQTNTELEERGLLLEERNDEIQQKATELELSTRYKSEFLANMSHELRTPLNSILLLSRLLSENTDENLNEEEVEYAKVIQSSGKGLLGLIDEILDLSKIEAGQMTLDMQTVEVGDIASELQSLFGLLAKEKGLDFVISVADNVPKTIETDKMRLGQILKNLISNALKFTSEGSVKLKIERPADRANQLSFTVEDTGIGIAPEKQHLVFEAFQQADGSTKRKYGGTGLGLSISRELAKLLGGDIELVSEVGKGSQFTVYVPADGMSAPAPMVTKPVYVPEVPKVQPAKAAPAPSKYISTIIPEAIPDDRNDITEQDKTILIIEDDVNFAKSLLDYSRKKGYKVIVSVRGDEGLQLANTFKPKGILLDLQLPIMSGWEVMDALKANPQTRPIPVHMMSSHKVKNESMLKGAIDFVDKPMAFEQMHEVFKKIEYVLNRDAKKVLIIEDNPKHAKALAYFLETFNINSELKSNINDGVVALKNKEVDCVILDMGIPDNKAYETLEEAKKNPGLENLPIIIFTGRSLSMSEELKIKKYADSIIVKTAHSYQRMLDEVSLFLHLVEENKQSTETASPPKKLGALSQVLNNKTVLVADDDVRNIFSLSKALEQYNMNVVAALDGKEAMQKLTENPAIDLVLLDMMMPEMDGYETATKIRSNFQWRNLPVIAVTAKAMTGDREKCIQAGASDYITKPVDIDQLISLLRVWLYDRS, from the coding sequence ATGCCTAAATACTCTACGTCGGATTCCGTTCTGCGTCAGCTACAACTCGTTTTTACGCTGTCAACCCTACTGCTCGTTGGCAGCCTGGGGGCTTCGTACTACAGCATTCAGAAACTAATCGACAACTCGAAGCTGGTAAATCACACCAACCAGGTACTGATCGAAGCCGAGAACGTAATCTCGAACATGAAAGATGCTGAAACGGGGCAGCGTGGCTTTCTGGTTACGCTTGACACCAGTTTTCTGCAGCCGTATAACGGCGCGTACGAGAAAACAAATCGGAACTACATCAATCTGAAGGAGCTAACGAGCGATAACTCGGTCCAGCAACAAATGCTGGATCGAGTGAAAGAACTTTACGAAGCTAAATTTGACCAGATGCGCCGGATTATTAACCTGGCGCAACGCGTACCGGGGTACAACGAAAACCGGGATGCTCGTAATCTGGACATGACAACAGGCAAGAAGATCATGGATGATCTTCGGCTGGTCATCAACCAGATAAAAACGGCAGAAAACAAATTGTTGGCCGAGCGCATATCGGATCAGCAGACGTACATTACCTATACGCCGTTTCTGCTGGTTATTGTTGCCCTTATCTCCATCCTCATTACAACGTTTACCTATCTCCGGATCAAAACGGATATGGACGACCGGATTGCCCATCAGAAAGAAACGGATCAGCAGTACCGCGAGGCCAACGAGCGTATTGCGGTGCTGGAAGACGTAACGCAGGACATTGCCGACGGGAACTATGCTATTCGTAGCGATGACGTGCGGGATGACGAAATCGGCCGGATTGGCCGGGCGCTGAACGTAATGACAGCCGCGCTGGAACGAACGTTTACTGATCTGAGTGAGAATGCGTGGCTGCAGACCGGCGCGATGAACATCGGAAATGCTATTCGGGGGCAGCGGAATCTGAAAAAGCTGGCGAACAACGTAATGGATACGCTGGCCGATTACCTGAAAGCCCCCCTGGGCGCCATGTACCTCGTTGACAACGGACCCAACTACCGGCTAACGGGCCGTTACGCCGTGAGTGATGCGCCGGAATATGTTATCGCCGGAGAAGGACTGGTTGGCCAGGCGATTGAGCGAAAAAAGACGGTGATCGTGCATGACCTGCCCGACGATTATCAGCACATCCGGTCGGCAACAGGAGAGGTTCGGCCAAAGGCACTGGTGATTGTACCCCTGCTATACGGCGACGATTGCGTCGGGGTGGTCGAACTGGGATTACTGCGGGAGCCACAGGGCCGTGAACTGGCGTTTCTGGAACGTAATCAGGAAGCCATGGCCATTGGCGTGAATGCCGCATTGGACTACGTCCGGCTGCAGAACTTCCTGGAAGAAACCCAGGCTCAGTCGGAAGAATTGCAGGCCCAGCAGCACGAGCTCGAAAACCTGAACGCCGAGCTCGAAATGCAGACCCAGAAGCTGCAGGCATCGGAAGAGGAACTTCGGGTGCAGCAGGAAGAACTTCAGCAAACGAATACTGAACTGGAAGAGCGCGGACTACTGCTGGAAGAACGGAACGACGAAATCCAGCAAAAGGCGACCGAGCTTGAATTGTCGACCCGCTATAAGTCGGAGTTCCTGGCTAATATGTCGCACGAACTGCGGACACCCCTGAACTCCATCCTGCTGCTGAGCCGACTGCTGTCTGAAAACACGGACGAAAACCTGAACGAGGAAGAAGTCGAATACGCGAAGGTGATTCAATCGTCCGGCAAAGGGCTGCTGGGGCTGATCGACGAAATTCTGGATCTGTCCAAGATTGAAGCAGGGCAGATGACGCTGGACATGCAGACCGTTGAGGTAGGCGACATTGCCAGCGAACTGCAATCGCTGTTCGGGCTGCTGGCCAAGGAAAAAGGGCTGGATTTTGTGATTTCGGTGGCTGACAACGTACCAAAAACCATCGAAACCGATAAAATGCGGCTGGGCCAGATTCTGAAAAATCTGATATCCAACGCACTCAAGTTTACATCGGAGGGCAGCGTAAAACTAAAGATCGAACGCCCGGCCGATCGGGCGAATCAGCTGAGTTTTACGGTCGAAGATACGGGCATCGGTATTGCGCCGGAGAAGCAGCACCTGGTATTTGAAGCATTCCAGCAGGCCGACGGGTCGACTAAACGCAAGTACGGCGGTACCGGCCTAGGACTGTCGATCAGCCGCGAACTGGCCAAACTGCTGGGTGGTGATATCGAACTGGTAAGCGAAGTTGGCAAAGGCAGTCAGTTTACCGTCTACGTACCAGCCGACGGGATGAGCGCACCCGCACCAATGGTAACCAAGCCGGTGTACGTGCCCGAAGTACCAAAGGTACAGCCCGCCAAAGCGGCCCCGGCTCCGAGCAAATACATCAGCACCATAATTCCGGAGGCTATTCCCGACGATCGGAACGACATTACGGAACAGGATAAGACAATTCTGATCATTGAAGATGACGTTAACTTCGCCAAATCGCTGCTCGATTATTCCCGCAAAAAAGGTTACAAAGTCATTGTGTCGGTTCGGGGAGATGAAGGGCTTCAACTGGCCAATACGTTCAAGCCGAAGGGAATCCTGCTTGATCTGCAACTGCCGATCATGAGCGGCTGGGAAGTGATGGACGCGCTGAAGGCCAATCCGCAGACGCGCCCGATTCCGGTGCACATGATGTCGTCGCACAAGGTCAAGAATGAGAGTATGCTGAAGGGAGCTATCGATTTCGTCGACAAACCGATGGCGTTTGAGCAGATGCACGAAGTGTTCAAAAAAATCGAGTACGTGCTCAACCGGGACGCCAAAAAGGTGCTGATTATCGAGGATAACCCGAAGCACGCCAAAGCGCTGGCTTACTTCCTGGAGACGTTCAACATCAACTCGGAACTGAAGAGCAACATCAACGACGGGGTTGTTGCGCTGAAAAACAAAGAAGTGGACTGCGTTATTCTGGACATGGGTATTCCCGATAACAAAGCCTATGAAACGCTGGAGGAGGCCAAGAAAAACCCCGGTCTGGAGAACCTGCCGATCATCATTTTCACGGGCCGGAGCCTGTCGATGTCGGAGGAACTGAAGATTAAAAAATACGCCGATTCGATCATCGTCAAGACGGCCCACTCGTACCAGCGGATGCTCGATGAAGTGTCGCTTTTTCTACACTTAGTGGAAGAGAATAAACAGTCAACAGAAACAGCCAGCCCGCCGAAAAAGCTGGGTGCGCTGAGTCAGGTATTAAATAATAAAACGGTGCTGGTGGCCGACGACGACGTGCGGAATATTTTTTCCCTGTCGAAGGCGCTCGAGCAGTATAACATGAACGTAGTGGCCGCGCTGGATGGTAAGGAAGCCATGCAGAAGCTGACAGAAAACCCAGCCATCGACCTGGTGCTGCTGGACATGATGATGCCCGAAATGGACGGCTACGAAACCGCTACCAAAATCCGGAGCAACTTTCAATGGCGGAACCTGCCGGTAATTGCCGTAACGGCCAAAGCCATGACCGGTGACCGGGAGAAATGCATTCAGGCCGGTGCGTCGGACTATATTACCAAACCGGTTGATATTGATCAGCTTATATCTTTGCTTCGCGTGTGGCTATACGACCGCTCGTAG
- a CDS encoding response regulator, producing the protein MSKKRVMIIDDDTKNIFALKATLRSKAFDCVSCLSAQEALDILQTDEVIDSILIDMMMPEMDGYEAIPRIKSLENRRNTPIIAVTAQAMVGDREKCLAAGATDYISKPIDVDRLLQVLS; encoded by the coding sequence ATGTCCAAAAAACGAGTCATGATTATTGACGATGATACGAAAAATATCTTCGCGCTGAAGGCAACGCTTCGGTCGAAAGCATTTGACTGCGTGTCCTGCCTGAGTGCGCAGGAAGCGCTCGATATACTGCAGACCGATGAGGTCATTGATAGTATCCTGATTGATATGATGATGCCCGAAATGGACGGTTACGAAGCCATTCCGCGCATTAAGTCGCTCGAAAACCGGCGCAATACGCCCATCATTGCCGTTACTGCGCAGGCCATGGTTGGCGACCGGGAGAAGTGCCTGGCAGCCGGAGCAACCGATTACATCTCGAAGCCTATTGACGTGGACAGATTGTTGCAGGTGCTGTCCTAG
- a CDS encoding CheR family methyltransferase: MLAEEDIDLLLTDLFDIYGYDFTHYTRASLKRRINRLWQLDKFPSFAELRYRVRSDADYLKRFVEELTVNVTEMFRDPLFYKTLRTNVLPSLAAKPFIRIWHAGCSTGEEVYSVAILLKEAGLLHKTLLYATDLNTEVLEKARLGIFQLAHMKQYSENYILSGGRNDFSNYYTAQYGYVKFPEELSQRMVFSTHNLVSDRSFNEFDLILCRNVLIYFDKTLQDHVLRLFDESLGPLGYLALGAKETLKFSSLQSTYKQIDTEKIWRKLV, encoded by the coding sequence ATGCTTGCCGAGGAGGATATTGACCTGCTGTTAACCGACTTATTTGATATTTACGGGTACGATTTTACGCATTATACACGGGCGTCGCTGAAACGCCGGATCAACCGGCTCTGGCAGCTGGACAAGTTTCCCAGCTTTGCCGAACTGCGATACCGGGTACGTTCGGATGCCGATTACCTGAAACGATTCGTGGAGGAACTGACGGTGAACGTTACCGAGATGTTCCGCGATCCGCTCTTTTATAAAACTCTGCGAACAAACGTATTGCCGTCGCTGGCGGCCAAACCATTTATCCGGATCTGGCACGCGGGCTGCTCGACCGGCGAGGAGGTGTACTCAGTGGCGATCCTGCTGAAGGAAGCCGGACTACTGCACAAAACCCTCCTCTACGCCACCGACCTGAACACCGAGGTGCTGGAAAAAGCCCGGCTGGGAATTTTTCAACTGGCGCACATGAAGCAGTACTCCGAGAACTACATTCTCTCCGGGGGGCGTAACGATTTCTCGAACTATTACACGGCGCAGTATGGCTACGTGAAATTCCCGGAAGAACTGTCGCAGCGGATGGTGTTCTCGACGCACAACCTGGTCTCGGATCGGTCATTCAATGAGTTCGATCTGATTCTGTGCCGGAACGTGCTGATTTACTTCGACAAAACGCTACAGGACCATGTCCTGCGGTTGTTCGATGAAAGTCTGGGACCGTTGGGTTATCTGGCATTAGGCGCCAAGGAAACGCTGAAGTTCTCGTCGCTGCAATCGACGTACAAGCAAATTGACACCGAGAAAATATGGCGCAAACTGGTTTAA
- a CDS encoding chemotaxis protein CheB: protein MAQTGLSNRIRAVVVGGSTGSIDVLLRLLPALKPPLSFTLIIVVHRRNTADSALADLLSVKTNIPVKEVDDKDVIEPGMIYLAPADYHLLIEQDGTFSLDDSEKVNYSRPSIDVTFESAADVYGRTLVGVILSGANADGTAGLNVIKKGGGVLVAQKPETAQIGFMPQQAILHADIDLILDVYELIEFVNGLNT from the coding sequence ATGGCGCAAACTGGTTTAAGTAACCGGATTCGGGCCGTTGTTGTGGGAGGATCAACGGGAAGCATTGACGTTTTACTCAGGCTGTTACCAGCCCTGAAGCCCCCGCTGTCGTTTACCCTGATTATTGTTGTTCACCGGCGGAACACGGCCGACTCGGCCCTGGCCGATCTCCTATCGGTCAAGACGAATATTCCGGTGAAAGAAGTGGATGACAAGGACGTGATCGAGCCCGGTATGATCTACCTCGCCCCGGCCGATTATCATTTGCTGATCGAGCAGGATGGTACGTTTTCGCTGGATGACTCCGAAAAAGTCAACTACAGCCGCCCCTCCATCGACGTTACGTTCGAGTCGGCTGCTGATGTGTACGGACGCACCCTGGTTGGGGTTATTCTGTCAGGAGCCAATGCCGATGGTACGGCTGGCCTGAACGTAATCAAAAAAGGCGGTGGTGTGCTTGTGGCGCAAAAACCCGAAACCGCCCAGATTGGCTTTATGCCCCAGCAGGCCATTCTGCATGCGGATATTGACCTGATTCTCGACGTCTATGAATTGATCGAGTTCGTGAATGGACTGAATACGTGA